DNA from Mucilaginibacter mallensis:
GATGATGAATTTAAAGATTACTCCTACGCTTTTTATATTGACGACAAGCTGCAAAGTAAAAGTGGTGTTTTTGATTACGACCTGGTAAATACCACTTTTAAAGGTAAACTTAAACAATACACCACCGTTACTACCAAAGGCGATTATTCGGAATGGTATAAAAACCTTATCTCCTTTAATCATTTAATATATAAGCCCGGCGATCGCACACTTATAGTGGTAAGCAAGGAGGATAACCCTATTTTTTACGGTATAACATCCCTTACCTTCTTTTTTATACTGTTGCTGTTTTTTAGTATAGTGGTTATTTTCTCGCGCTGGTTATGGAACCGTATACGAATATTAAATGTGAACGGTGATGGTTTAAAGTGGATACTCCGCATAAATTTTGAACGGATACTTTATAAAACGCGCATACAGTTCTCCATTATTGCGGCAGTGGTAATAACACTGGTATTTGTAGGCTTTATTACCTTTTTCTCTATCAGTACCCAATATAACGAGCAGCAGCAAAACATGATCAGCACCAAGATCAGCCGTATAACTACTGCATTTGAGAACGGGCTTTTTGACAAGTATATTAATGATATAAATGATGAAAGTCAGGTTGAGTTTGATAACCTGGCCAGCACCTACTCTACCGATCTGATCCTGTATAACCGCAGCGGCTATCCGTTAATTACCACGCAACCCAAAATTTACGAATTCGGACTGCAGCCAAAACGGATGAATGCCAAGGCTTATATCAACCTGAATAAGCTCCAGAAATCACAATTTGTGAACGATGAGATGGTTGGTGACCTGGCCTATAAATCAGTTTATGCCCCGCTCATCAACTCAAAAAGGATAACGGTAGCCTATTTGCAACTACCCTATTTCTCGAACGAGGCTGATTATAATGCCCGTATTGTTGCATTGCTGAACGTGATGATAAACGTATATGCCTTAATTTTTATAGTAGTAGGTTTATTTGCAGTAATTATTGCCCGGCAGATAACCGCGCCACTAAGTTTTATGCAGCTTAATCTCAGCAAGATAATATACGGCAAAAGAAACGAGCCCATTAAGTGGGAACGCGATGATGAAATTGGTTCGCTGGTAAACGAGTATAATAAAATGATAGCGGCGCTGGAGAACAGTGCACAAAAGCTAGCGCAATCCGAACGTGAAAGCGCCTGGCGCGAAATGGCCAAGCAGGTTGCCCATGAAATTAAAAATCCGCTTACCCCGTTAAAACTGGGCTTGCAACTGCTCGAAAAATCATGGCGCGATAAGGACCCTAAGTTTGATCAAAAGTTTGAGCGTTTCAGCAAATCATTTGTAGAGCAGATCGAGAGCTTATCGTCAATCGCATCGGAATTTTCGTCGTTTGCTAAAATGCCGGATACTCATATTGAGCGGATAAACATTTTTGATATGCTTGGGCAGGCTGTTACCATTTTTGTGCATGCTGATAATATCAAGATCCAATATCAGCCGCCTGAAGATCCGTTCTACATCAATGCCGACCGGGATCAGCTTTTACGTTGTTTTAATAACCTGTTAAAAAATGCTATTGAAGCCACCCCACAGGGTAAATCTGGTGAAATTGATATCAGCTACCTGATCACCAGCAAAAACATTTTGCTCAGTATAAAGGATAACGGCAATGGCATCCCTGAAAACATGCGCGAGAAGATCTTCGAGCCCAACTTCACCACCAAAAGCTCGGGTACAGGCCTGGGTCTTGCATTCGTTAAAAACTCCATTGAAAACGCGGGCGGCAAGGTTTGGTTTGAAACTGCACTGGGTATTGGCACTACGTTTTACCTGAGCTTGCCTGCGGCGGGATAGAAATAACTCTTAAAAGATGTGTTTTATCTGCTCAAAAGATGGTGTAATCCCTAACAACAAAAGCGTAATAACCAAAAAAATCACCATAGTCACCAATAAAGGCCAAAGCTTCTCCGTAGTGAATTTGATGCTTATGTTAGGCTGGAATGGATTTGAAACAATCATTACAAATATCACCCAGCTAAAGAATCCAGAGATAATTCCCAAAAGCTTACAAAAAATATTAACGTCCAAATACCATGGAATAATCAGAAAAAATAGCAGCCCAATAGTTAATGAAAACCAAATGGCATTTTTAAAAATTATATATTTTCGAAAATTTTTGTTGAATGCTTGAAATGTATACCGCAAATTCATGTCGATTATTTTATCAAATGGAATAATCATACAGTCTCCTGGTATTACTTTAAATTGATTTGACGTTTGGGAATATCTTTTAGCGCCAGTTAAATATATAGTTTCTAATTCGCCTGTTTTCTCCGATATCGTGTATTGTGTTAAGAATCCCGAAACCATTTTGCTTTTTTCAGTAGAATCATCAATTAGTACGTCTACCATAGTTGATAACCATTTACCCTTTTTTAAAGATTTAAATTCTCTGGTTGAAAGAATTTCTCCCCTGAAATAATAATTCCAATGATTGGCAAATCTAAATACTTCAAATTTGACATCTATTTTAAAAATTCTTATAACTTTATGGGAAACGTATCCCGAAATAGCCGCAATTAGCACTAAAAAAAATAGATATCCAAGAATATACTTTAAGTGTTCATAGGCAATATTGGGCATCTCGTTTTTGACAATATTTACATAAACTGACCCGACTTTAGCTTTTATGCCCGTAAACGTGAAGCCAAAAGATCGGCTAAAAATTAGGAAAGTAACAATTTGAACAATTATCCCCCAAAATATGCTTGTAATTAACCTATCAGCAAAAAGACCAGCCCCAAATTGCTTTGTGAACTGGCCTTGATAGTAAAATCGTTTAAAAACAACACCCGGGAAAATAAGCCAAACAATAATTATTATACTGCTTATCGTGAACTGACTTTCCACTAAATATTAAGATACTAAAGTTATTTTTTCTTGGGTTGAAAGAATGATAGTCTCTTCGGTGCTATCAGAGTTTTTTAATTTTTCGACAGCTTCAATATATTTTTTCCTGTCCTCGTCATTTGAAAAATTTTTTGGGCTTCCTCACTCATTACTTCCATATCGGAACTGAAGTAAGAACCTAAAATGTTTCCCATTGCCCGGGTTACTAGCTTAATTACTTCCATTATAAATTTTTTAAAGAAAAAGATGATTTATTAAAGAGGGGATAAGAACAATAACGATACCAAATTACTTGTTCAGTTAATATTTGAACTTATAAAGTAAATATACACTTTTTATACAAAAAAAACAAATAATATATCAACTACTTATACCGAAAACGAAGTACCGCAACCGCAAGTGCTGGCAGCGTTAGGATTTTCAAAGGTAAAGCCGCGGGCATTTAAACCATCCTGATAATTGATCTGCATGCCAACAAGGTACAGGCCATGAGCTTTGTTCATAAACACTTTAATGCCATCAATAATATATTCCTGGTCGCCGTCCTTTTTCTGATCGAAGCCTAAAATATAACTCATACCTGAGCAGCCTCCGCCTTCAACACCAACACGCAAGCCAAAATCCTCACCTATCTCTTGCTGATCTTTTAATTTATAAAGTTCTTTTACGGCGCCTTCAGTAAAGCTAACCGGTGCGTTTTCAACAGCAGTACTCATCTTATTTTTAATTAACTACACAAATATAATGTAAAATGCAGATTTTTGTTGCAAGCCGATTATTTATGACCCCGGCCTAACATTCATTTTATGGCTTATTACCCCTTTTTATTAGATATTCTTAAATATACTGTTTCCGGCCTAGGTGTGGTATGGATAGCCTTTTACCTGATTAAACCCTACCTCGATAAATCAGAACGCATACAACTGCTCGAATTTAAAAAATCTGTCGCCAACCAAACCTTGCCATTAAGGTTACAGGCTTATGAGCGTGTTATATTATTTATAGAACGTATAAACCCCGAAAATATGCTGGTGCGCCTTAATTCACCAGGTTATACCGCTGCCGATCTGCATAGTGTAGTTGTTAGCGAGGTGCGCAACGAGTATCAGCATAACATCACCCAGCAAATATATGTAAGCAGCAGGGCCTGGGGAGTGGCCAAGCGCATTAAGGATGACACTTTGAATATAGTAGGCGCTGCTATGAAGGACCTGCCCGAAAACGCTACTGGCCTCGATCTGGGGCGCACAATTTTAATACAGTTAAGCCAGATGGAGAACAACCCATACGAAATTGGCAGCGAACTGATCAGGCAGGACCTGGAACAATTATTTTAACCAGTCATGTCCGATAAAAAGATAACCACCACATCCGGTATCGAAATAAAGGAAGTATATACCGGGCCAGTTGAAATGAATGAACTGCCGGGCGAGTTTCCATTTACACGTGGCATTCAAAAGGATATGTACCGCGGCAAACCCTGGACCATGCGCCAGTATGCTGGGTTCTCCACCGCCGAGGAATCAAACAAACGCTACCATTACCTGCTCAGTCAGGGCACCATGGGTTTATCCGTTGCCTTTGATCTGCCTACGCAGATAGGCTACGACTCAGACCATGAACTATCCGAAGGCGAAGTAGGCAAGGTTGGGGTAGCTATCGACTCATTAAAAGATATAGAGATATTGTTTGATGGCATTGAGCTAAAAAACATCACCACCTCCATGACCATTAATGCTACTGCGGCTACCTTATTAGCTATGTACATCGCGTTAGCAAAAAAACAAGGGGCCGATCTTAAGCAACTATCAGGCACTATACAAAACGATATATTAAAGGAGTACGCCGCGCGCGGTACTTATATATATCCGCCTACACCATCCATGCGGCTTATAACCGATGTATTTGAGTATTGCAGCAAGGAGGTGCCTAAATGGAACACCATATCTATCTCAGGCTATCACATTCGCGAGGCGGGCTCAACCGCCGTGCAGGAACTAGCCTTTACCCTGGCCAATGGCAAAACCTATTTAAAGGCGGCTTTGGATAAGGGATTGGATATAAATGTATTTGCTAAACGGTTATCGTTCTTTTTTAACTGCCATAATAATTTTTTTGAGGAGATAGCCAAGTTCAGGGCCGCCAGGCGTATGTGGGCACATATCACCAAAGAGCTTGGCGCCACTGATTTAGGCGCACAAAAGCTACGTTTCCATACGCAAACAGGTGGTTCAACCCTAACGGCGCAGCAACCCATGAACAATATAGTACGGGTAAGCAACCAGGCATTGGCAGCTGTGTTGGGAGGTACACAATCATTACATACCAATGGCTATGACGAGGCATTATCGTTACCTACTGAGGCCGCTGCCAAAATTGCCCTGCGTACCCAGCAGATCATCGCCTTTGAAAGTGGCGTTACCGATACGGTTGACCCTTTGGCGGGCTCGTACTTTATTGAGGCCTTAACCGATGAGCTTGAAAAAGCCGCCTATATATATATAGATAAGATTGATGCCATGGGCGGATCGGTAAAAGCCATTGAGCAGGATTATATGCAGCAAGAAATTGCAAGCGCTGCCTACCAGTACCAGAATGAAATTGAAAGCGGTGAAAAAATACTGGTTGGCGTAAACCGCTTTACCCAAACCGAAGAAACAGCAACCAATGTTTTCCGGGTTGATGACTCCATACGCAAACACCAGATCGAAAAAATAATCAAACTAAAAAGTGAACGAAATAATCAGGCCGTAAGCGAAGCACTCTCACAACTTGGCAACGCAGCTAAAGGCAAAGAGAATTTGATGCCTTATATTTTAACTGCCGTTGAAAACTATGCTACTCTGGGAGAAATAGCCAATACCCTACGCGCTATTTTTGGAGAATATTAAAAAACCTTTATTCCTAAATATTGTAATATATTGATGTAAATGCTACAGAGGTTTCGGCAAAGCTGTTGAATGAAAAGAAATATTTCTTTTAGCGAATCAAATGGGATTTTTGTTACGAAATGTACATTTTAATATTGAACTTTTAGTAAAGTCTACGTTAAAATATCATAAATTTAATTGTTAAAAAAGTGAAAATTTAATTTTTTTATCCGCTTTTTTTTAGAATATTCGATGTTCCGTAGCGGCCTCTAAGGATGTTTCATTGGGGGTTGGAAATCAACTTTTTATAATATATCTATATGGAAAAAACTTGTACTAACGTTTGGAATAGCTGTCTCCAGATAATAAAAGATAACATACCGGCACAAAGCTTCAAAACCTGGTTTGAGCCGATAAAAGCTTTGAGGATGGAAGGCAGTGTTCTGACTATACAAGTACCAAGTTTGTTTTTTTACGAATGGCTGGAAGAACACTACGTTGGCCTGTTGCGTAAAACTATTAAAAAACAATTAGGGGATGAAGGGCGTTTAGAGTATAACATTGTAGTTGAACAATCTACAAGCAAACCATATACAACAAATATGCCCTCAAACGGAAACGGCGCGGAATCTAAGAATCAATCGATGCCGATCCCTATTTCTATAAATAAGGATATTAAGAACCCTTTTGTTATACCGGGACTAAAAAAATTGAATGTTGACCCACAGCTTAACCGTAACTACACTTTCGAAAACTTTATCGAAGGTGATTGTAACCGTTTAGCCCGTTCGGCAGGCTACGCGGTAGCAGCCAAACCGGGTGGCACTTCATTTAACCCTTTAATGATATACGGTGGTGTTGGCTTAGGTAAAACACACCTTGCACAAGCAATAGGCAACCAGATAAAACAAACCCTGCCCGATAAACTGGTACTCTATGTATCATGCGAAAAGTTCACTCAACAATTTGTTGACGCGCTTAAGCATAATAACATTAATGATTTTGTGAATTTTTATCAGGCTATTGACGTGCTCATTATGGATGATGTGCACAACTTTGCCGGCAAAGAAAAAACACAGGATTTCTTCTTCCACATATTTAACCACCTGCACCAATCAGGCAGGCAGCTGATCATTACATCAGATAAAGCACCTAAGGATCTGGCTGGTTTAGAGGAACGTTTACTATCAAGGTTTAAATGGGGCCTTTCTGCCGATCTGCAGATCCCCGACCTGGAAACCCGTATGGCTATCCTTAAGAACAAGATCTATCAGGATGGTATTGAGTTATCAAACGATGTAGTTGAGTATGTGGCCCATAACATTGATAACAATGTACGTGAGCTGGAAGGCGCCATGGTATCATTACTGGCACAATCAACCCTTAACCGTAAGGAGATTGACCTGAACCTGGCTAAGCAAATGCTGAAGAATTTTGTAAAGAATTCATCCAAGGAGATCTCGATGGAATACATCCAGAGCCTTGTTTGTGAGTACTTTGAAGTACCTATTGAGATGGTGAAATCACAAACCCGTAAACGCGAAATTGTTCAGGCAAGGCAAATATCTATGTACCTGGCTAAAGCGCATACCAAAAGTTCATTAAAATCAATAGGCCATTTCTTCGGCGGCCGCGACCACTCTACCGTGATATACGCCTGCCAAACCGTTGAGGATTTAATTGATACCGACAAAAAGTTCAAAGGCTACGTAGCTGATATACAGAAGAAATTAAAGATGTCGTAAACTGATATTTTGATTTAGATATGGAAAGCCTTGCATTTGCAGGGCTTTTTTTGTTGCGCCATACTTTTGATGTCATTGCGAGGAGGAACGACGAAGCAACCTCGTCGCGTTCAATCAGCAAGCGACGAGGTTGCTCCACTAACCAGCGGATTCCAATTACATGATGGAAGGGTGTCATGCTGAGCGCTAGTCGAAGTATGTGCGTAGAGGCCTTTGCCCACATGCTTCGACTAGCGCTCAGCATGACAGCCAACACACTTTACACGGCCGTGGATTGCTTCGTACCTCGTAATGACGCGTGGAAATAACTGCCTGTGAGGGCACAGGCAGCGGAGACATATACTTACAACACCCCCAACTTCATAAACGCGTAAAACAAACCTGTGCAGTGCAGTGCCTGTGGTATTTTATTATCTACAAGCAGTTGTTTTACTTCGGGTATGGTGTATTCTTCAACAATCAGCTCTTCGTGTTCATCCAGATTTTGGTCCTGCGTCTTTTTACCGCCTTTAGCCAGGTAGCAATAAGTATGATTATTAGCAGTAGACGGATTGGCGTAAACAATGCTTAGCAGTTCAATATCTTCAAACAGATAGCCTGTTTCCTCCAAGAGCTCCCGCTGCATGGCATGTTCAGGGGCCTCATCGCCATCAATAACACCACCCGGTATTTCAAGTGATACGATGTCGGCCGCATGGCGGTACTGGCGCACCATCAGCACTTTATTATCTTCAGTAATAGCTACCCCATTTACCCAGTTGGGATATTCTAATACAAAGTAACTGTCAACAATGCGCCCGTCGGGCATTTCGCATTTATCAGTTCGTAAGGTAGCCCATGGGCCTTTATGTACATAATGAGAATCAAGAATTTTCCAGCGTAGATCCATGCGCAAATGAGTGATTTAGTGAATGAGCGAATTAGCGATTTTTTTAATAATTAATGAACTATTTGGTGTTTTAATTATGCGAAAGACCAACTAATCACTAATCACCAACCTCTAATCACTAACTACCAGCTTCCGCTTGATCCGCCGCCGCCGAAGCTGCCGCCGCCAAAACCGCCGAAACCACCACCGCCGCCGCCGGAGTCTCCGCCACCGCCGCCCCAGCCGCCTCCACCACGACCGCTGCTGCCCAGTATATCAC
Protein-coding regions in this window:
- a CDS encoding HesB/IscA family protein — translated: MSTAVENAPVSFTEGAVKELYKLKDQQEIGEDFGLRVGVEGGGCSGMSYILGFDQKKDGDQEYIIDGIKVFMNKAHGLYLVGMQINYQDGLNARGFTFENPNAASTCGCGTSFSV
- a CDS encoding DUF7935 family protein, producing MAYYPFLLDILKYTVSGLGVVWIAFYLIKPYLDKSERIQLLEFKKSVANQTLPLRLQAYERVILFIERINPENMLVRLNSPGYTAADLHSVVVSEVRNEYQHNITQQIYVSSRAWGVAKRIKDDTLNIVGAAMKDLPENATGLDLGRTILIQLSQMENNPYEIGSELIRQDLEQLF
- a CDS encoding acyl-CoA mutase large subunit family protein codes for the protein MSDKKITTTSGIEIKEVYTGPVEMNELPGEFPFTRGIQKDMYRGKPWTMRQYAGFSTAEESNKRYHYLLSQGTMGLSVAFDLPTQIGYDSDHELSEGEVGKVGVAIDSLKDIEILFDGIELKNITTSMTINATAATLLAMYIALAKKQGADLKQLSGTIQNDILKEYAARGTYIYPPTPSMRLITDVFEYCSKEVPKWNTISISGYHIREAGSTAVQELAFTLANGKTYLKAALDKGLDINVFAKRLSFFFNCHNNFFEEIAKFRAARRMWAHITKELGATDLGAQKLRFHTQTGGSTLTAQQPMNNIVRVSNQALAAVLGGTQSLHTNGYDEALSLPTEAAAKIALRTQQIIAFESGVTDTVDPLAGSYFIEALTDELEKAAYIYIDKIDAMGGSVKAIEQDYMQQEIASAAYQYQNEIESGEKILVGVNRFTQTEETATNVFRVDDSIRKHQIEKIIKLKSERNNQAVSEALSQLGNAAKGKENLMPYILTAVENYATLGEIANTLRAIFGEY
- the dnaA gene encoding chromosomal replication initiator protein DnaA, translated to MEKTCTNVWNSCLQIIKDNIPAQSFKTWFEPIKALRMEGSVLTIQVPSLFFYEWLEEHYVGLLRKTIKKQLGDEGRLEYNIVVEQSTSKPYTTNMPSNGNGAESKNQSMPIPISINKDIKNPFVIPGLKKLNVDPQLNRNYTFENFIEGDCNRLARSAGYAVAAKPGGTSFNPLMIYGGVGLGKTHLAQAIGNQIKQTLPDKLVLYVSCEKFTQQFVDALKHNNINDFVNFYQAIDVLIMDDVHNFAGKEKTQDFFFHIFNHLHQSGRQLIITSDKAPKDLAGLEERLLSRFKWGLSADLQIPDLETRMAILKNKIYQDGIELSNDVVEYVAHNIDNNVRELEGAMVSLLAQSTLNRKEIDLNLAKQMLKNFVKNSSKEISMEYIQSLVCEYFEVPIEMVKSQTRKREIVQARQISMYLAKAHTKSSLKSIGHFFGGRDHSTVIYACQTVEDLIDTDKKFKGYVADIQKKLKMS
- a CDS encoding NUDIX hydrolase, which gives rise to MDLRWKILDSHYVHKGPWATLRTDKCEMPDGRIVDSYFVLEYPNWVNGVAITEDNKVLMVRQYRHAADIVSLEIPGGVIDGDEAPEHAMQRELLEETGYLFEDIELLSIVYANPSTANNHTYCYLAKGGKKTQDQNLDEHEELIVEEYTIPEVKQLLVDNKIPQALHCTGLFYAFMKLGVL